Within Saccharomonospora cyanea NA-134, the genomic segment CGCCCGATCGTCGGCCCGCATCCCGACGCACCCGAGGTCGTCTGCGCGCTCGGCGCGGGCGGCTCGGGCATCCAGCTCTCCCCCGCGATCGCGCGGATGGCGGCCGAGACCGTCGTCGACGGCAGGTCGACCACGTTCTCCACGGACCCCGGCTGGAGCGCTGCCCGGATCAACGACCTCAGCCACTGACGAAGCCACTGACGAAAGGAGCCCGCACCTCATGGCCACCGGACTCAACTACTCCTCGACCTCGCTCGGCGACGAGAAGCTCGACCAGCAGTTCGAGCAGGCTCTCCGCGCCGCTCGCGAGGGCGTCCGCGAACCGCTGCCCCACCTGGTCGCGGGCAAGCCGGTCACGGACGGCGACATCTTCGAACGCACCGATCCCTCCCGGCCCGGAAACGTGGTGGCACTCGCCCGGACTGCGACGAAGCGGGTAGTGGACGAGGCGGTGGACGCCGCGCGGTCCGCGGCCCGTGAGTGGCGAAACCTTCCCTACACCGAGCGCGTCGCGCTGCTGCGCGCGGCGAAGCCGGAGTTCGCCGAGCGGGCGTGCGAGATCGCGGGCGTGATCTCGGCCGAGACCGGCAAGACCCGCGTGGAGGCACTCGCCGAAGCGCAGGAGGCGATCGATCTCGTCGAGCAGTACTGCTCCGAGCTGGAGCGTCATGACGGCCTGGTCACTCCGATGCGTTCGCAGTCCGGCGAGCGCAACACCGACGTCCTGCGGCCCTACGGCGTGTTCGGGGTGATCGCACCGTTCAACTTCCCCGTCGCGCTGTCGGTCAACATGGCCGCGGCGGCGCTCGTGACCGGCAACACCGTGGTCCTCAAGCCGTCCGACAAGACCCCGTTCTCGACCGCGCTCGCCGCCGAGATTCTCGGGCGAGCACTGCCCGAGGGGGTGCTCAACGTCGTCCACGGCGGCGCTGACACGGGGCAGGCCATCGCCGCCTCCTCGGTCGACGGGATCGCGTTCACCGGTTCCGCCGCCGTCGGCTGGAGCCTGGTTCGCACGCTCGGCCAGGGTGCGTGGGCGCGGCCGGTGCTGGCGGAGATGGGCGGCCAGAACCCCGCGATCGTCACCGCGTCCGCCGACCTGGACGCCGCCGCCGAGGGGATCGTGCGTTCGGCCTTCGGCCTTTCCGGGCAGAAGTGCAGCGCGTGCAGGCGGGTCGTCGTCGACCGCGCCGTCCACGACGAGCTTGTGGACAAACTGGTGAGCCGGGCGGAACGACTCGTCGTCGGCGACGCGCTGGACCCCGTGACGAACCTCGGCCCGGTCATCGACGGCGCCATCGCGGCGCGCATCGACGCGGCCCTCGACACCGCGGCCCGCGAGGGCACGGTCCGCACCGGCGGCCGGGTGGCCGGACTGGACGGGAACTTCTTCGCCCCTGTCATCGTGACCGACCTTCCACGCGGCCACGCGCTCACCAGGGACGAGTTGTTCGCGCCGTTTCTGACCGTCACCGCCGTCGACGGTTTCGACGACGCCATCGCCGAGGCCAACGCCGTCGACTACGGCCTGTCGGCGGGCATCTTCACCGCCGACACCGCCGAGCAGGACCGGTTCCTGGACGAGATCGAAGCCGGTGTCGTCTACGTCAACCGCAGGGAGGGCGCCACCACCGGCGCCTGGCCGGGCATCCAGTCGTTCTGCGGGTGGAAGGCCAGCGGCTCCACGGGCAAGGGCGGACTCGGCCCCTGGTACCTCCCCGGCTTCTGCCGCGAACAGAGCCGCACGATCGGCGCTTGAGAACAGGAGTCCCCACGATGTCCACCGAGACTGTCGCTCCGGAGTCGGAGCAAGGCCCGCAACTGGGCAAGGGTCTACGCCAACGCCACGTCACGATGATCTCGCTCGGCGGCATCATCGGCGCGGGCCTGTTCGTCGGCAGCAGCACGGCGATCGCCAACATCGGTCCGGCGGCCACGGTCACCTACGCGCTCGCCGGTCTGATCGTGCTGTTCGTGATGCGGATGATCGGTGAGATGGCCGTCGCCCTTCCCGGGCGCAGCTCCTTCACCGAGTACGTGCGCGCCGGGCTCGGCGATCTCGGCGGCTTCACCGCCGGATGGCTGTACTGGTACTTCTGGGTGATCGTGGTGGCGGTCGAGGCCGTCGCGGGCGCCGAGCTGCTCCAGCGTTGGGTCCCGGCGCCCATGTGGCTCATCGCGCTGGCTCTCGTGATCACGATGACCGTGGTCAACTGCTTCGCCGTCCGCTCGTACGGCGAGTTCGAGTTCTGGTTCGCCTCCATCAAGGTCGCCGCGATCATCGTGTTCATCGCTCTCGGCCTGGGCTACGCCTTCGGCTGGACATCCGACGCGGGCCCCACGTTCGGCAACCTCACCAGCGGCGGCGGGTTCTTCGCGATGGGGCTGGCGGCCGTGTTCGCGGGCGTTCCCACGGTCATCTTCGCCATCTGCGGCGCCGAGATCGCCACCATCGCGGCGGCGGAGTCGGACGAACCCGCCAAGAGCGTGGCTCAGATGACGCGCTCCGTGATCGTCCGGGTGCTCACCTTCTACGTCGGCGCGGTGCTGGTCATCGTGGCCGTCGTGCCGTGGCAGAAGATCGTGTCCGGCCAGTCCCCGTTCGTCGCCGCCATGGACGAGATGAGCATCCCCGCCGCGGGCGACATCATGAACATCATCGTCGTCATCGCGGTGCTGAGCTGCATGAACTCCGGCGTGTACGTCGCGTCCCGAGTACTGTTCGGACTGTCGGTCCGCGGGGACGCGCCCACGATGTTCAGTGGGCTGTCGAAGCGCCGGGTGCCGCTGCGGGCGATCCTCGCCGGAGGCGTGGTCGGCTACGTCGCCGTCGGCGCCGCGATCTTCTCGCCGGACGGGTTGTTCGCGTTCCTCGTCAACGCCTCGGGCGCGATCATGCTGCTCGTGTACCTGCTGATCGGGTTCTCGCAACTCCGGCTGCGCAGGCGACTCGAACGCGAGGGCACGTCACTGTCGCTGAAGATGTGGTTGTTCCCGTGGCTCACCATCGTGGTGATCGGTGCGATCGTCGCGGTGCTCGTCGCCATGGCGTTCCAGTCCGCTCTCGCACCACAGCTCTACGCCAGCCTCGCCAGCGTGGCCGTCGTGCTGGTGGCCTTCGTCCTGCGGCGTCGGCTCGGCAGCCGTTCCCAGTCCAGCACTCGCGTCGGAAGCGGAGAGTGAGGCACCATGCGGATCGCGCCTGACGAGTTGCCCGAGCGGGCGAGGGCCGTGCTGCCCGGCGGCAACACCCGCAGCACCGTGTTCGTGCCCCCGCACCCCCCTTATGCCGTGGCCGGTGAGGGGTGCGTGGTCACCGACGCGCAGGGCCATCGGGTGTACGACTGCAACAACAACTACACCTCGCTTCTGCACGGACACGCACGTCGCGAGATCGTCGAGGTCGCGACGGAGACGCTGGCCAGGGGCTCGGCGTTCGGGCTTCCCACCGAGTCGGAGATCGAACTCGCGGAGCTGTTGCGGGACCGCACCGGACTCACGCGCTGGCGGTTCTGCAACTCGGGCACCGAGGCGGTGATGATGGCCGTCCGGGTCGCCAGAGCTGTGACCGAAAGGTCGCGAATCATCCGGTTCGAGGCCAGCTACCACGGGACCTACGACGGTGTGGTCGCGGCTTCCGCCACCGGTGTTCCGGGGGCGGTGGAGGAGCAGTCGGTGATCCTGCCGCAGGCGGACGGCGCGGCGTTCGACGCCGCCATGCGGCAGCACGGCCACGAGGTCGCCGCGGTGCTGATCGACCTCATGCCGAACAGGGCGGGACTGCGGCCGGTGCCACGTGACTTCGTGGACCACGTCAGGGCCCGCACCCGTGAGTACGGCAGTTTGCTGGTCGTCGACGAGGTGATCACGTTCCGGCTGGGTGTCGGCGGGCTCCGACAGCGCTACGGTGTGGCGGCCGATCTGACCACACTCGGCAAGGTGATCGGTGGCGGCTTCCCCGTCGGCGCGGTCGGCGGTTCCGTGGACGTGATGAAGGCGTTCGACCCGCTCGGCGACGGAGTCGTGAGCTGGGGCGGAACCTTCAGCGCGAACCCGGTGAGCATGCGCGCCGGTGCCACCGCACTACGTCTCTATGGAAAGTCCGAAGTAGACCGGCTCAACGCTTTGGGCGATCGGCTCCGGCAGGAGCTGGCCGACTCGGGGCTTCCGGTCAGCGGGTTCGGATCGCTGATCCGCTTGCTCGTCGACGACCCCACCGTGACGTGGTGGGCCCTGTACCGCGAGGGGGTGCTCGCGGGCACCAACGGGCTGCTCGCGTTGTCCACCGCGATGACCGACGACGACGTCACCGAGATCGGCACGCGGGTGCGGGCCGCCGCGCGCGCGTCCACCTGACACCGGAAGGGGCCACCCGGGCGACCCCGGGTGGTCCCTTCAGCAACGACGATCCGCCCAGTGCCGGCGTCCTCGACACCTCAGTTGTAGATGATGCCTCCGTCGATCATCACCGACTGTCCGGTCATGTAGTCGGAGTCACGCGAAGCCAGGTAGGACACGAACGACGCCACGTCCCGCGGCTCCTCCACCCGGCCCAGCGCGATCGACTCGGAGAACCGTTTGAGAGCCGTGCCGCGTTCCTCACCGGACTGCTCGGTCATCTTCTCGTCGATGAGCTCCCACATCGCCGTGCCGACGATGCCGGGACAGTACGCGTTCACGGTGATGCCGTGTTTGGCCCACTCCTGTGCCGCGACCTGCGTGAGTCCGCGCACGCCCCACTTGGTGACGGAATAGCCGCCGAGCATTTCGAAGCCCTTGTGCGCGGCGATCGAGGCGGCGCCGATGATCTTGCCGCCGGTGCCCTGCTCGATCATCTGCCGAGCGGCGGCCTGGTAGGAGTTGAACACGCCGTAGAGGTTCACCCGGACGAGCGTGTCGAGCTCGTCGAGCGTCATGTCGAGCAGTGGGTTGACCCTCGCGATCCCGGCGTTGGCGACGAAGACGTCCAACTTGCCGAACCGCTCGACGGTGCCCCGCACCAGCGCGTTGACCTGTTCGGGATCGCTGACGTCGACCGTGAGCGCGGTTGACCGCCCACCCGCCTGCTCGATGCCCTGTGCGACGCTCTCCGCCTCCTCTCGCATGGAGTCGAGGTCGGCCACGGCGACAGCGAGGCCGTCTCGCGCCAGCCGTTCGGCGATGCCTCTCCCGATACCGCGAGCCGCTCCGGTCACGATGGCGATGCGTTGGTCACTGCTCGTCATGGGGCAGACCTCCCGAGCGGGTCGTCGCGGGTTGTGTCCCTCTTCCCCTACCCGGTAGGCGAACGCCCCACACGTGAGCGCGAAAACTCCCGTGCGCCGTCGTGAGCCCGCGCCCGCGCGGTGACGTGCCGTCAGCGCGCGGTGCCCGGCACCGCTCACACCATCGTCGACGGCTCCGGTGACGCAGTGTCGCCCACTCGTCTCGCGGTGCTCCGGGAACGGCGAATCAGCCTGGTCGCCACGGCCATCCCCACGCTGCGACCGGGAACCCCTCACCCGGCTCTCCCGCCGTGCGGGCACCGAGGTCCGAGTTCACCGTCCCACCCGGACCTTGTTGGTCTACTAAGGACATTCACCCTGGACGAGAGTCGTGCCCCGGGAGTGATCGCGCGTCCGGCGGGGAACGAACACAACACGAGCAGGCTGCCACCTTCCGGATTCCCGTGACAACATTCACATCGCCGACTGGACCACGCGGCCGGACACGACGCCGTTCCCGCTTCATGAGAGTGACATCACTTCTGCTACTCCGTTCGAGGCAGTGCGGCGACACAGGCACTGCAAAACCTCGTCGATTCCAGACATTTCGCATCGAACGGTGGCGAAGGGCTGGACCTTTACGGAGACTGTCCGGACACAACCGTCTGGTCGGGGAGGATTCATGACGGCACCTGAAACGCAAGAGCCACATACTGAGAGCACGCCGGAGCCGAAGGCCGTCCGCAAGGCCGTCGCCGGCTCGGCGATGGGGAACTGCATCGAGTGGTACGACTTCGGCGTCTTCGGCTTCATGCCGGCGATCCTCGGCCAGGCGTTCTTCAACGCCGGAAGCACGTCGGAGGGCGCACTGGCGACCTTCGCGCTGCTGGCGGTGACCTTCGTGATCCGGCCGTTCGGCAGCTTCGTGCTCGGCCCGCTCGGCGACAAGCTGGGCAGGCAACGGGTGCTGGCTTTGACGGTCCTCCTCATGTCGGGTTCGACGTTCACGATCGGGTTACTGCCGACCTGGAACGAGATCGGTATCTGGGCGGCGATCCTCGTCATCCTTCTGCGCGGTCTGCAAGGCTTCTCCGCGGGCGGCGAGTACGGGGGCGCGGCAACGTTCATCGCCGAGTACGCGCCACCCAAGCGCCGTGGCTTCTTCGGTAGCTGGCTGGAGTTCGGCACCCTCGTGGGCTTCTTCCTCGGTGCCGGCACGGTGACGCTGTGCACGATCGTTCTCGGCGACGCGGCCATGCAGGAGTGGGGTTGGCGTATCCCCTTCCTGATCGCGGGGCCGCTCGGCCTGGTGGGTCTCTGGCTGCGGACGAAGGTCGAGGACACTCCCCTGTTCAAGGACCTCGCTGTCGAGCACAAGGTGGCGAAGTCGCCGCTCAAGGAGCTGCTCACCACCAACTGGAAGTCGATCCTGCACCTGATCGGCCTGGTCATCCTGCTGAACGTCGGCGACTGGATCCTCCTCGGCTACATCGAGACGTACCTGAAGGACCAGCTCGGACTCGAAGGAAACGTTCCGTTGCTGATCATCATGGGCGT encodes:
- a CDS encoding aldehyde dehydrogenase family protein, which produces MATGLNYSSTSLGDEKLDQQFEQALRAAREGVREPLPHLVAGKPVTDGDIFERTDPSRPGNVVALARTATKRVVDEAVDAARSAAREWRNLPYTERVALLRAAKPEFAERACEIAGVISAETGKTRVEALAEAQEAIDLVEQYCSELERHDGLVTPMRSQSGERNTDVLRPYGVFGVIAPFNFPVALSVNMAAAALVTGNTVVLKPSDKTPFSTALAAEILGRALPEGVLNVVHGGADTGQAIAASSVDGIAFTGSAAVGWSLVRTLGQGAWARPVLAEMGGQNPAIVTASADLDAAAEGIVRSAFGLSGQKCSACRRVVVDRAVHDELVDKLVSRAERLVVGDALDPVTNLGPVIDGAIAARIDAALDTAAREGTVRTGGRVAGLDGNFFAPVIVTDLPRGHALTRDELFAPFLTVTAVDGFDDAIAEANAVDYGLSAGIFTADTAEQDRFLDEIEAGVVYVNRREGATTGAWPGIQSFCGWKASGSTGKGGLGPWYLPGFCREQSRTIGA
- a CDS encoding amino acid permease; this translates as MSTETVAPESEQGPQLGKGLRQRHVTMISLGGIIGAGLFVGSSTAIANIGPAATVTYALAGLIVLFVMRMIGEMAVALPGRSSFTEYVRAGLGDLGGFTAGWLYWYFWVIVVAVEAVAGAELLQRWVPAPMWLIALALVITMTVVNCFAVRSYGEFEFWFASIKVAAIIVFIALGLGYAFGWTSDAGPTFGNLTSGGGFFAMGLAAVFAGVPTVIFAICGAEIATIAAAESDEPAKSVAQMTRSVIVRVLTFYVGAVLVIVAVVPWQKIVSGQSPFVAAMDEMSIPAAGDIMNIIVVIAVLSCMNSGVYVASRVLFGLSVRGDAPTMFSGLSKRRVPLRAILAGGVVGYVAVGAAIFSPDGLFAFLVNASGAIMLLVYLLIGFSQLRLRRRLEREGTSLSLKMWLFPWLTIVVIGAIVAVLVAMAFQSALAPQLYASLASVAVVLVAFVLRRRLGSRSQSSTRVGSGE
- a CDS encoding aspartate aminotransferase family protein, producing the protein MRIAPDELPERARAVLPGGNTRSTVFVPPHPPYAVAGEGCVVTDAQGHRVYDCNNNYTSLLHGHARREIVEVATETLARGSAFGLPTESEIELAELLRDRTGLTRWRFCNSGTEAVMMAVRVARAVTERSRIIRFEASYHGTYDGVVAASATGVPGAVEEQSVILPQADGAAFDAAMRQHGHEVAAVLIDLMPNRAGLRPVPRDFVDHVRARTREYGSLLVVDEVITFRLGVGGLRQRYGVAADLTTLGKVIGGGFPVGAVGGSVDVMKAFDPLGDGVVSWGGTFSANPVSMRAGATALRLYGKSEVDRLNALGDRLRQELADSGLPVSGFGSLIRLLVDDPTVTWWALYREGVLAGTNGLLALSTAMTDDDVTEIGTRVRAAARAST
- a CDS encoding acetoin reductase — translated: MTSSDQRIAIVTGAARGIGRGIAERLARDGLAVAVADLDSMREEAESVAQGIEQAGGRSTALTVDVSDPEQVNALVRGTVERFGKLDVFVANAGIARVNPLLDMTLDELDTLVRVNLYGVFNSYQAAARQMIEQGTGGKIIGAASIAAHKGFEMLGGYSVTKWGVRGLTQVAAQEWAKHGITVNAYCPGIVGTAMWELIDEKMTEQSGEERGTALKRFSESIALGRVEEPRDVASFVSYLASRDSDYMTGQSVMIDGGIIYN
- a CDS encoding MFS transporter; translated protein: MTAPETQEPHTESTPEPKAVRKAVAGSAMGNCIEWYDFGVFGFMPAILGQAFFNAGSTSEGALATFALLAVTFVIRPFGSFVLGPLGDKLGRQRVLALTVLLMSGSTFTIGLLPTWNEIGIWAAILVILLRGLQGFSAGGEYGGAATFIAEYAPPKRRGFFGSWLEFGTLVGFFLGAGTVTLCTIVLGDAAMQEWGWRIPFLIAGPLGLVGLWLRTKVEDTPLFKDLAVEHKVAKSPLKELLTTNWKSILHLIGLVILLNVGDWILLGYIETYLKDQLGLEGNVPLLIIMGVILVMLIVIVPIGALSDRIGRKPLLIACCAGFLALPIPAFTLMGNSKTDTGVNGLMLAGGLAMIGACLVLFLAVVASTLPAMFPTQVRYGAFSIGYNVSTAAFAGTAPYIVGSLVDSTGNTMWPAFYLMGAAAIATVPVLLLPETNGLSLRGVVSSRQPVSKPTTPPPAPVAG